From the genome of Nakamurella flavida:
CGCCGGCGGGGTTCGCTGCGTCAGTTCGATCCACCAGGCCGCCACGGCCAGCAGGACGACCAGGCCCGCCGCGGCGAGGCCGATGTCCGGTCGGCCCACCCAGGCCCGCACTCGCGGGCTGCGCCACGCCCAGCCCAGGCACAGGGCGAGGGCGAACAGCAACTGCCAGGCCGCCGCGTTCACCGCGCCGGGCACCCCCGGACGGGGGGTGAAGGTGAACGGCGTGGGCCAGATCAACCCGACGGCGTACAGCACGGCGGACAGCCCGAGCACCACCGGCCAGAGGCCGCGGCGGAGCAGGGCGGTGCCCAGCAGGGCCCCCAGCAGCAGCACCACGTAGAGCGACAGGATCGACGCGTACGCCGGGTTGATCCGCAGGGTCAGCGTGGAGAGCAGGGCCGGGCCGGTGCCACCGGCCAGCTCCACCGATCCCAGCCGCGCGGAGCGGGCCGGATCGAGGGCGACCACCGCGAACGCGAGCAGGCACAGCGCCACGTGCCCGGCGTAGACCACCCCGGTCCGGCGAAGCACGGCCCGCGAGGCCGCGGCGGGCCCCCGGCGGTCGACCCGCCCGCGCTGCACCATCCCCAGCACCAGCCCGGACAGGAAGACGAAGCCGACCGCGCCGTCGATCCACACCGCGGCGTGCAGCAGCTGCCAGCTCACGCTGCCGGCGGCGAGGTGGGCCGTGGCCATGCTGACGATGCACAGTCCCCGGAGCACGTCGAGTTCGGTCAGCCGGCCGTCCCGCGGGGCGGCTCCGACGTCCGCGGCGGGTCGGCCGTCCCCGGCGGGGCGTTGCACGTCCATGGGGCCTCCGGCACGTCCCGCGGCGGCCGTGATCGGCCCGTCGGTCCGATGCTAGGTCGGCCCGGGTCGGCCGGGTGTGCACCGGGCCCTGGCGGGACGGGCGCGGGCGACGGCAGGATGGCGCCATGCCGGAGCTGCCCGAGGTCACCGCGTTGGCGTCGTTCCTGACCGAGCACGCGGGCGGTCATCGCATCGGTTCGGTGATGGTCACCGCCCTGAACGTGCTCACCACCTACGACCCGCCGGTGTCGGCCCTGGTCGGCCGGACGGTCGCGCATGCCACCCGGCACGGGAAGTACGTCGACCTGGTGACCGTGCCGTCCGTACCGGCCGCCGTCGACACCGCCGGCGCGGCGGAGCCCGAACTGCACGTCCTGATCCACCTGGCCCGGGCCGGTTGGCTGCGCTGGTCGGACCAGCTCGGGGCGGTACCGCCGAAGATGGGCGGGCCGATCGCGCTGCGCCTACGGCTGGAGAACGGCGCCGGCTTCG
Proteins encoded in this window:
- the opgC gene encoding OpgC domain-containing protein, translated to MDVQRPAGDGRPAADVGAAPRDGRLTELDVLRGLCIVSMATAHLAAGSVSWQLLHAAVWIDGAVGFVFLSGLVLGMVQRGRVDRRGPAAASRAVLRRTGVVYAGHVALCLLAFAVVALDPARSARLGSVELAGGTGPALLSTLTLRINPAYASILSLYVVLLLGALLGTALLRRGLWPVVLGLSAVLYAVGLIWPTPFTFTPRPGVPGAVNAAAWQLLFALALCLGWAWRSPRVRAWVGRPDIGLAAAGLVVLLAVAAWWIELTQRTPPAAVRLVFGEGTLGPGTIAMAVLAFLALLPAARWATRVAPAVMSPLARIGRHSLDCYLILSTVVLVTPSLFRADPSSPTGDLLVLEVLLVCWMWSLLRDRWAGRSRARPGTAAVSGRPAR